The Platichthys flesus chromosome 17, fPlaFle2.1, whole genome shotgun sequence DNA window aGACAATGGCCCGGGACTGCTCCCAGCCCTGTGCTTGCCCTGCAGACCCCCCACTCTGCCCATTGGGGACCAGCCTGGTCCTGGATGGCTGTGGCTGCTGTAAGGTGTGTGCCAAGCAGCTGGGGGAGCCCTGCTCCATGCTGGAGCCCTGTGACCATCACAAAGAGCTCTACTGTGACTACGCTCTGCTGAGTGACACTGAGACTGGCATCTGCATGGGTAATACATTCTGTCTAATACGCACTTTCATTTGGCCCCACAGTAGTGGTATATATAACATTTGAGAATTGAATTCTCGTGATAAGAACAAAGTATTTTATATCATCAATGGCCTCATGATCTGTATGATTCAAAGGTGATCAAGACTTTTCACCTCTGCCAAGGGGGTTATGTCTTCAAATGcatttcgggggggggggggggggggggggtccaggatatattgtttctctttattttcgTTGCTATTTTGAGGTAAAGTGTTTTCAGCATCTTCGTTCATTTCTCCAagtataattcatggatcttaatgaaaaaatctGGAATATGATTGGGACACTATTGTTTTGTGTAATTCGGTGCATAGAAATGTTTGGATCTAGTGGTTTGGACCAAtacatgtggtttcataagaagACAGTAAGGCCTTGACGTAGGTATATTGGCTAAACTTTATACTCAGATGGCCATATGATACAAGATGATATTTGACATGTGGCAACTCGTTCAAAGCTGtatgcatttcatttttaacaagACTAGGTCAAAACCTAGAATATTAACTGTAGGGGAAAACAGCTGTGGAACATTATTAATCTAATATTAATCATGACTTCATAATTCAgcatgtctcctctctgcttaTATATATAGGACTTTAAATCCGCCGATTTCACTAAACAGTTGTTctcacatgtttttctgttttagttGTCACACAATGGCACAAATATGAAACAGTGACTGAAACGTGACCCATTAAGGCAACATCGGTTATCTCTTCAAGTCTTTTtaacactgctgctctgttaAAACCCTGATTTATAATCCCAAAAGCTGTTTGGCAAAATCAACCAGATACTTCCctttaattaaatacaatggCTATGCTTTAAGATAATAATTTTTTACATCACTCTGAGACCAGGTTTAAAGTGTAAAAGTAGTTTAAGGCTTCCCCAATCTCATACACACTCCTGATGATGTAATGGACACTGTTAACACTAAGTCATTGGCCAATGGCTCGGTCACTCTGACTGGATGAACCAAAAGTCAGTGACAGagctgcatgtgttttctctgtcacCAGCTCAAGAGGGTCAGACGTGTGACCTAGGAGGGGTGGTCTACCGCAGTGGGGAGTCCTTCAAGCCCAGCTGTAAgcaccactgtgtgtgtatgaatggagAAATCGGCTGTGTGCCAATGTGTGCCAGTGACATCCGGCTGCCCTCCCTTGACTGCCCATACCCACGCCGGATCCAGATCCCCGGGAGATGCTGTGAGGAGTGGATATGTGAGCAGGTGCCTCAGGACCACCACTACCAGTCAGTGATTGCCGGTCAGTGTCACCTCTGTTTTATCAACTGCAAGATATGATTAGATAGAAACATGATGACCATAGGAGTCTACGACCACATCAGATTGTCACTGTCATTGCTGGGATGCAACAAAGTACATTGacttagttttttctttcttgatctGAACTCTACTTTATTACATTTGTTTAGGTACTTTTCCCTTTTACTTCACTACATATTTCAGAAAATATTAGCAATTCATTAGTGCTAcatagttttttatattttaaaaagtaatcATTAAAAAGAGACTTATTGACCCTCTGATCCAATCAGAGAAGGCAGGcaacattagaccccgcctcctgaagcagcagcatcacagttGAAGAAGAAACACCTGAAAAGGAGACTCAACCATAATTTTACAGTAGCCTGTTACCTCAGGGAATAGGCTACACTCATCCTAACCCTAacgtttttaatgtttaaagtatatttaaaagcagTAAAGTTAATGGGGCAATTGTACTATatgtttgtctatttgtttgaACTTTTAGACCATGAATGTCTCCATGAAATTACATGGTGATTCATTGAGGAGTTATTGAGAGACATTTTATTCAGAATTCCCAATTTCCACCTGCAAATGGGGCTGGAGGAAAAGATCAGGGGATCACATATGTTTTGTGGATTTATTACGGCATACCAGAGGTTGTTAACATGTTTGACACTGGACCAAAATGGAACAAGCATCTGACATAACcagcggctgtggctgagggatagAGTGGTCATCccccaacctgaaggtcggcagtgtTACGGTTTgatgaaggagatggacccagatgcagagttttaaaacaaaaaaggtgATTTGAATTAAACTAgttattttaacaaaacaaaacaaacgtgAACACTAAaggggaaaacaaaaacacaactaagCTTACACAGGGTTTCAAAAGTGAAGAGGCTCAGGGGATCAGGACAAGGCAGGACAggaacacaggacaggacagcaCCATGGACGACAGCGGGTAGAAGAACAAACGATCCgacagaggacaaagggaaacacactaaaatgacagaacatgacaggcagttcgatccccagtctgacccatctgcatgccgaagtgtccttgagcaagatgctgaaccctgaatggccccgaAAGTGCTGCGTAtagatgcactgcatgaatgtgtgtgtgaattggtgaatgtaaaactgtattgCTGGATGCTTTTGCACTTGTGGTTTAATTTGAATGTCATTTTCCtgcagacacccacacacaacttAGTTCATAGTTCATGTTTTACACTTAATTTTGTCTTAGTTTAGTCACAAAACAatataaagttaaatttaaTTTCAACTCTCTCTAAACATTTCCCTCTGCCCTACTTCCTCTGGTTGCAGGAGCCTCTCAGATTCATCCCCTGCCCTCTTCAAATCCTGAATCAGTCTTCAGACAGGCTTCTCCCTATGGGCCACAAGGAGAGAGTCACAAAGATAATTGCATAGTCCAAACTACACAGTGGAGTGAGTGCTCGGCCACCTGTGGCATGGCCGTCTCATCCCGAATCACCAACGACAACCAGTGCTGCCAGCTGGAAAGGCAGACCAGGATCTGCATGGTCCGGCCCTGCAACAGCCGACTTGTGAAAGAAATCAAGGTCAGTTGGTTTACTTGTAACTAAAAGTTGAGTGTGAGAAAGAAGAAATATTCCACATCAGTTACTGTGCAAAATAAcgtttattcatattttcattcatgcaCTGAGTACTTTACTGTGTTAGTAGTGGTGAAAGaacacacaaatcattttgATGACTCATAGTTAAGTGATGATGTTTTAGTACTTCTTCTTTCAGAAggaattagattagattagaaatATGAGATGCTTCATATTGGTAAATGTACTATATTCATATATCGCTTTTCCAGTCTCATTGACAACTCACAGCACCTAACAGTAAAAGTAACAAGTAGATCAACTCTATGATTCTCCGAAGGAATAAGTCATAGATTATCATTTATGTCCCACAGAAAGGGAAGAAATGTGTCCGGACACCAAAGGCCCAGCGAGGGATGCACTTTGAACTGTCAGGCTGCTCCAGCACCAGGCTGTACAGACCTAAGTTCTGCGGCATCTGTACAGACAATCGCTGCTGCACGCCTCACACCACAATCACAGCCGAGGTGGAGTTCCGCTGTCCAGAGGGAGATATATTcatgaagaagatgatgttAATCAAGACCTGCTCTTGTCATCATGACTGTCCTCATGATAACGACATCTTCCTGGCATCCAATACTCGGAGGATGACTGGGGATTATGACAACAATATGTGACCAGAGacttatgcacacacacacattgaaaccCACTCATCAGGACTGCAACATGCTAACAACCAAGGCAACGCTCTGCCTTTACAACCACATGCAAATTCAGTGTAATCCAGACTTCAAGCAGTGGGTCAGAAATTCAGGACCTTTTCATGAAGAGACAACAACGCTTTCTTGTTCAATTGTTGGTTTGCTTTGAGGAAAGATGATGAGGCCGATGTTGTTATGAAATGTGTGTCTGGACAACGTCTGGTAAGAGGCAATACAAAAATAGGAAATAGGCCTTAAAATTATTTCCAATCCATCAGAGATTTACACATTATACACATATGGAAGAACAATGcccacacaaaaatacacagttGTCCTGGCCAGACCTAAACAAATCTGAAAGAATTTAGCTTTACTTGCTTCTGCCTACAAACAATCCTGCCAGGTTAAGAGATGAAGGAGAGcaagacatgtttatttttcttgaatTTAGCTTTTCTTTACTGAATGTTAAGATACAAACTGACGACATACTGAAAATTAAATGTAAGGAAACATATTAGGtcttacattttttaatgtgtATCAAAAGATCAACCCACCACATGGCAGCTGCTACTGATGCACCCTGGTACCAAGGATCTGGTGACAGTACCCCACAATCCAAGaatcttttcaaaaacagtgtCTGGCATCAGAGGACATTTGCATCTGAGTCCAGAAAGCAACTTTGATCAGAAACAAGGACTGCATCTCCAAACATACTCTAGAAAGTACAACCAAATGTACTCTGTTCACATGACGACAACTGGCACTGAACAGGGTCAAAAGAAACAGCACTGAAGAGTGGAACTTTGatcaaaattattttatatgGTTTCAAAGATCAAAAATGAATTTCCATTCTCAAATATAAAGACATGCATGTCTTTACTAATCACATACTAGGATACAGTATAGCCATGTTGTATGGTCTTCTATTCCATAGGATTCTGCAAGTTGCGTTAATGGATATTACTTCAGCtctaaatattcaaatatttataaaataaatgagccAAGCACTTGATTGTCTTCATTTAGATAATATTTGAATGATGGCTCTTAAAGCTTTGTAATTTCAAGTGATGCACAATCTTTAAAATGTAGATTTAATAGCACTGACATTATGACCGTTATTTGTTATATTGAGACTCAAAGGTTATTTAGTTCTGATCTTGAGACAATTAAACAATATCACTGTATGATAACACTCTCTAAAGATGAATAGGAGCACCTCAACTGCACTATTGTTTTAAAAACTTGAAATAACATTGATTCTCTATAATTAATGAGTGACAAACTCTTTTGGAGCATTTACAGGAAAACAGTGAATGCTAAAAAATAGTGTGACAGACATAGAGAAACTGGCTTAATAATGTTATTGAAGTTTGTTGACCATAGTTTAGATTAGCTACCATGAACCTAATCTTAAAATATAATGTTAACCAAAGATGAAGATTATGTTACTATTTTTCATAAAGGtaatatattatgtatttttgcAAATGTGGCCTAACTGATGTGATAACACTTGaataatgacaaacaaacatggccAAGTGAGAGTACAGGTAACACAATGTG harbors:
- the ccn2b gene encoding CCN family member 2b, giving the protein MCVETSAPFSLFLLVIASTMARDCSQPCACPADPPLCPLGTSLVLDGCGCCKVCAKQLGEPCSMLEPCDHHKELYCDYALLSDTETGICMAQEGQTCDLGGVVYRSGESFKPSCKHHCVCMNGEIGCVPMCASDIRLPSLDCPYPRRIQIPGRCCEEWICEQVPQDHHYQSVIAGASQIHPLPSSNPESVFRQASPYGPQGESHKDNCIVQTTQWSECSATCGMAVSSRITNDNQCCQLERQTRICMVRPCNSRLVKEIKKGKKCVRTPKAQRGMHFELSGCSSTRLYRPKFCGICTDNRCCTPHTTITAEVEFRCPEGDIFMKKMMLIKTCSCHHDCPHDNDIFLASNTRRMTGDYDNNM